A window of the Brassica napus cultivar Da-Ae chromosome A2, Da-Ae, whole genome shotgun sequence genome harbors these coding sequences:
- the LOC106391508 gene encoding transcription factor MYB82-like, translating into MLELKLETRARYAHFIANTASLSNCGGQRRMEKREEERKTHVKRGLWKPEEDMILRSYIDTHGEGNWADISRRSGLKRGGKSCRLRWKNYLRPNIKRGGMTPQEQDLIIRMHKLLGNRWSLIAGRLPGRTDNEVKNYWNTHLNKKSSSRKQNATESVEATPWVDKPVMSTEVRGSHGGGEGEEGTTTTWMEETNFFARIESPLPLTAHNPDTLLFDPSFAFTDCFPLL; encoded by the exons ATGTTAGAACTAAAGCTGGAAACTCGCGCACGTTATGCGCATTTTATAGCAAACACCGCCTCACTTTCAAACTGTGGAGGGCAAAGAAGGATGGAGAAAagggaagaagaaaggaagACTCATGTTAAAAGAGGGTTGTGGAAACCTGAAGAAGACATGATACTTCGAAGCTATATCGACACTCATGGAGAAGGAAACTGGGCAGACATCTCTCGTAGATCCG GATTGAAGAGAGGAGGCAAAAGCTGTCGGTTGAGATGGAAGAACTACCTAAGACCAAACATCAAAAGAGGAGGCATGACGCCTCAAGAACAAGACCTCATCATCCGCATGCATAAGCTTCTCGGCAACCG ATGGTCGTTGATCGCGGGTCGCCTTCCGGGTAGGACTGACAACGAAGTCAAGAACTACTGGAATACCCATTTGAACAAGAAATCCAGTTCCAGGAAACAAAATGCAACTGAATCAGTGGAAGCCACTCCATGGGTCGACAAGCCAGTTATGTCTACAGAAGTGAGAGGAAGCCATGGAGGAGGAGAGGGAGAAGAGGGCACTACCACTACCTGGATGGAAGAGACCAACTTCTTCGCCCGCATAGAATCTCCCCTGCCTCTCACTGCTCATAACCCAGACACTCTTTTGTTTGACCCATCTTTTGCCTTCACCGATTGCTTTCCTCTGCTTTAG